One segment of Neoarius graeffei isolate fNeoGra1 chromosome 20, fNeoGra1.pri, whole genome shotgun sequence DNA contains the following:
- the tac4 gene encoding tachykinin-4 → MELFKLSVLAFALYTQLDTGVSSFSENMDNWFLENWLGDPAKSGFKLHFDDLLKHSKTQQFHGLMGRSLEISQPLQLGQKKNNGEMFVGLMGKRPSKEDYEAVPDKPQ, encoded by the exons ATGGAGCTTTTTAAACTTTCTGTTCTGGCCTTTGCTCTATATACGCAGCTGGACACAGGTGTGTCAAGTTTCAGTGAGAACATGGATAACTGGTTCCTGGAGAACTGGCTG GGTGATCCAGCAAAAAGTGGTTTCAAATTGCACTTTGATGACCTGCTGAAGCACTCTAAAACACAGCAGTTTCATGGGCTAATGGGCCGAAGCTTAG AAATTTCTCAACCCCTGCAACTTGGTCAGAAAA aaaacAATGGAGAGATGTTTGTTGGACTGATGGGCAAGAGACCTTCAAAGGAAG ATTATGAAGCGGTACCGGACAAGCCACAGTAA